The Candidatus Krumholzibacteriia bacterium genomic interval TTCGTGGGGCTCACTCGGGATCAACACCGTCTACGACTTCGACCTCTCGCAGTCGCTCGATCAGGTCGATCTGGGACTGCGTCCCTTCGGTCCGCGGGTGACCTTCTTCGCCGACTTCCTGGGTTGGTACGACCAGAGCGGATCGTGGCTCAGCTTCGACTACGACGAGACCCTCGTCGGCTACGGCGTCGAGGTCCAGCCGATCGCCGGATTGAAGGTCGGCTTCCGCGCCGACGACGAGGGCTTCATGGGTTTCCGCGTGAACCTCGGTTTCGACACCTTCCGTCCCTCGGCCCGCTATCGGATCGACGACGACGGCGACCACGTGGCCACCACCTACGCGGTCGAATTCGCGCCCGGTCCCGACCTGCGCGACGCCTGGCCGGGTGGTGGTCCGGGCGAGGGCATCTACCCGGAGATCTCGCTGAAGGGTCCCGTGACCTATCGGCACTACGGGTGGTTCGACGACCGCACGCGCTTCGTGGAGCTGCTGCGGCGTATCGACTCGATCGCCGAGAACCCGAGGACCGACGGCGTCATCCTGAATCTCTCGGGCGTGCAGATGAACGTGGCCCTGCACTGGGAGCTGCGCAAGCAGCTCGCCGGCCTGCGCGCCAATGGCAAGAAGGTCCTGGTGTACGCCGATCGGTTGACGCTGCCGTCGTACATGATGGCGACCGTGGCCGACGAGTTGTGGCTCGATCCCCAGGGAGGGATCGACATGATCGGCCTGAACATCGGCCGCAGTTACTACGCCGACATGCTCGAGAAGGCCGGCATCGGTTTCGACGAGTGGCGTTTCTTCGAGTACAAGAGCGCCCTCGAGGGCTTCGCGCGCGACTCCTTCAGCGACGGCGCCGAGGAGCAGTTGCGGGCCGTCCTCGACAGCTTCTGGCGCGACATGCTCACGCCGATCGCCCACGCCCGTGGACTGTCGATCGAGGAACTCGAGCGGATCGTCGACGAGAAGGGCAATGTGATCCCGCGCGAGGCCGAGGAACTCGGCCTGGTCGACATGCTCGGAACCCTGTCCGATCTCCGGCAGAACAAGCAGGAAGCGCGGAGGCGCCCGGGCGTGGACGACGACGTCGCCCTGCTCGGTGCGACCTTCGGTGATCCCGTCTGGCGGAGCGAGGAGTGGGGCGAGGCGCCGCGGATCGCGGTGGCCTACGCCATCGGTCCCACGCAGATGGACTCGGGGATCCGCGCCCGCGAGCTCAGCGAGTGGCTGCGCGCGAAGCGGGAGGACCCGGGGGTGGCCGCCATCGTGCTCCGCGCCGACTCTCCCGGTGGCGACGGTCTGGCCAGCGAACTCGTCGCGCGCGAGATCCGCAAGACCAAGGACGTCAAGCCGATCATCGTGAGCCAGGGCCGGGTCGCCGGTTCGGGCGGATACTGGATCTCGATGGACGGAGACGCGATCGTCGCCTCGCCCTTCACGATCACCGGCTCGATCGGCGTGATCGGTGCCCACGTCTACGACGACGGCATCGCCGAGCGCCTCGGGATCGACTACGACCACGTGCAACGCGGGAGCGGAGCCGATCTGTTCGACGGTCCGTCGCTTCCGCTCGTCGGTCTCTCGATCCCGCATCGTCCGGCCACCGACGAGGAGCGAGCCCGGATCCGGGACCTGATCCTCGAGTTCTACGACGACTTCGTGGAGAAGGTCGCCGAGGGCCGCGGCATGACCCCGCAGGAAGTCGAGGAGATCGCCCAGGGACGGATCTGGAGCGGTACCGACGGCGAGGACATCGGCCTGGTCGACGAGGTCGCCGGGATGTGGTCGGCGATCATCATGGCCAAACAGGCGGCGGGTCTGGACGCCGACGACCGCGTGCAGCTCGTCGAGGGACCGGAGCTCGGCTTCCTGCCGCCCGATCTCTTCCGGCCGAACCTGCTCCCGATCCGTCTGGCGGCCTGGTTCACGGGCGACGAGCTGGTGCGCCCGATGCCGGCCGAAGCCGATCCGGCGGCCGCGGTCGAGTTGCCCGCGGGTCTCGCCCGGATCGTCGCCCCCGCGCAGTGGGAATCGTTGTCGGGTCCGGCGCGACTCTACCTCCTGCATCTGCTGTCGGCACCCACGCAGCCGCGCGCGATCATGGAACCCTACGAACTGAACGTCGATCGCGACGCGCGCTCCCGATGAACGCGCCGCGGTCGCGGACCATGTATCACTCCGGGGGTCGGCCTCACTTCCAGTGCAGGTCGACCACCAGCGGGAAGTGATCGCTGGCGATCCGCGTGTCGTCGCGTTCGAGGCCCGCTGCGCGGAGGGTCTCCTCCGACATCCGTCCCGTGTCGAGCACGTAGTGCCGTGGGGTGTCGACCACCGAGTCGCTCACGAAGACCCAGTCGAGGCGGCCGGGTCCGAAGCGCGAGCCCCGGACGTCCCAGGTGTGGAGGAAGGGCTGCTCGACGTGGCGCAGCGGCACGTCGCGGAGCGGGGTGCCGTCCCAGTCGGGAGGGGAGTCGGGGCCGAAGCGGTTTTCGTCACTCACGTCGCCGGTCATGACCGTGTCGAGTTGCTGGCGTTCGCCCACGAGGTTGAAATCGCCGGCCAGGACGAACGGGGTGCGATCGTCGAGCTCGATCCGTCCGCCGGGCGTCCGCGCGTCGCGCAGGAAGCGGATCACACCGTCGGCCTCGATCTGTCGCATCGAGTCGGCGTCGCAGCAGCGCCAGTGGTTCGCCATCACCAGGACGTCGCGCTCGGGCGTGTCGAGGAGGGCTGCGGTGATCCGGTGGTCTTCCTCGGTCTCGTCGACGTCGCCGATCACCGACCACGCGCGGAGAACGGGATACCGGCTGAGGATCACGTTGCCGCCGTCCTCGCGGGCGGGGTGCCAACCGGACAGGTCGCGGTCGAGGAGCGCACCCAGTCGCACGCGCACCTGCTCGCCGTCGTGGTCCCAGACCTCGGCGAAGACCCAGACGTCCGGATCGATCGTGGTCAGCACGCGTCGTAGTGCCGCCTGGCGCGCGACGTCGCCGGTCTCGAAGAGGCCGTCGTCCTGGATGTTCCAGGACACCAACCGGAGGTCGGTCCGTGCTGCGCGCTCGAGGGGGATCGGGGTGATCGGCTCGCGGTCTTCGGGCCAGACCAGGGTGAACGAGCCGTCGTCGGGAGCACGGTCGCGGCTGCGTTCGTCGACGATCGCCAGGTGGATCGCGCGGCCCGCGAAGAGGTCGTGACGATCGAGGCCGCGGGGAATCGTGACCTCGAGCGTGGAGGCCGTCACGGTCGGTGCCACCAGCACGCCCAGGAAGTCGCGGAGTGTCGTGTCGTCGCCGAGCGGGGGTTCGTATCCGTCGACGTGCAGTTCCCCCGTCCGGTCTCCGATGTCCCACACCACTTCGGCGCCGAGGCGGCCGACGCGCCGGCCGGTGTCGACATCACGGTCGGCGTCGATCACGAGGAGCAGTCCGGGCTCCTCGTCCCCGTTCTCGACGGTCGAGAATCGGAGCCCGACGTGCAGGAACGACGCGTCGACGCGCGCGAGG includes:
- a CDS encoding S49 family peptidase; amino-acid sequence: MRDRFRFRPALVVLVALVVLAPAEAPAQTEFDLLNLYRDEISRLVDAPGASRSVAAGRINPAAWAVQGRGGVYFGWEDFENDTSVDDWIGVASLRYLGFAVRHRSVDDVPLTGGQLYDASKTEYTLGLSLGDKSTSVGTSLTWDRGDRNLLGDSRRWVNGAIYRSSWGSLGINTVYDFDLSQSLDQVDLGLRPFGPRVTFFADFLGWYDQSGSWLSFDYDETLVGYGVEVQPIAGLKVGFRADDEGFMGFRVNLGFDTFRPSARYRIDDDGDHVATTYAVEFAPGPDLRDAWPGGGPGEGIYPEISLKGPVTYRHYGWFDDRTRFVELLRRIDSIAENPRTDGVILNLSGVQMNVALHWELRKQLAGLRANGKKVLVYADRLTLPSYMMATVADELWLDPQGGIDMIGLNIGRSYYADMLEKAGIGFDEWRFFEYKSALEGFARDSFSDGAEEQLRAVLDSFWRDMLTPIAHARGLSIEELERIVDEKGNVIPREAEELGLVDMLGTLSDLRQNKQEARRRPGVDDDVALLGATFGDPVWRSEEWGEAPRIAVAYAIGPTQMDSGIRARELSEWLRAKREDPGVAAIVLRADSPGGDGLASELVAREIRKTKDVKPIIVSQGRVAGSGGYWISMDGDAIVASPFTITGSIGVIGAHVYDDGIAERLGIDYDHVQRGSGADLFDGPSLPLVGLSIPHRPATDEERARIRDLILEFYDDFVEKVAEGRGMTPQEVEEIAQGRIWSGTDGEDIGLVDEVAGMWSAIIMAKQAAGLDADDRVQLVEGPELGFLPPDLFRPNLLPIRLAAWFTGDELVRPMPAEADPAAAVELPAGLARIVAPAQWESLSGPARLYLLHLLSAPTQPRAIMEPYELNVDRDARSR
- a CDS encoding endonuclease/exonuclease/phosphatase family protein, which produces MRTSFLLLALITLIAGPPVAEATGWRLDGRLDDWPADALHVSDPTGDPRHAAAGGRPGRDITALLARVDASFLHVGLRFSTVENGDEEPGLLLVIDADRDVDTGRRVGRLGAEVVWDIGDRTGELHVDGYEPPLGDDTTLRDFLGVLVAPTVTASTLEVTIPRGLDRHDLFAGRAIHLAIVDERSRDRAPDDGSFTLVWPEDREPITPIPLERAARTDLRLVSWNIQDDGLFETGDVARQAALRRVLTTIDPDVWVFAEVWDHDGEQVRVRLGALLDRDLSGWHPAREDGGNVILSRYPVLRAWSVIGDVDETEEDHRITAALLDTPERDVLVMANHWRCCDADSMRQIEADGVIRFLRDARTPGGRIELDDRTPFVLAGDFNLVGERQQLDTVMTGDVSDENRFGPDSPPDWDGTPLRDVPLRHVEQPFLHTWDVRGSRFGPGRLDWVFVSDSVVDTPRHYVLDTGRMSEETLRAAGLERDDTRIASDHFPLVVDLHWK